One region of Triticum aestivum cultivar Chinese Spring chromosome 6B, IWGSC CS RefSeq v2.1, whole genome shotgun sequence genomic DNA includes:
- the LOC123139256 gene encoding cyclin-B1-2 — MASGGGPMTKKELGETHDVLRFGVNDSVRGDLAPAHPVQATIHKEAKFWEEKKKFGTEAIYGSAFNIRRDLDAQILSRFQRPPGALPSSMLGYEAMTGSLDDFGFEDYLNLPQDSDSLRIPDMHHGMEVRLGLSKGPVCPSFN, encoded by the exons atggcgagcggcggcggcccGATGACGAAGAAGGAGCTCGGCGAGACCCACGACGTCCTCCGCTTCGGCGTCAACGACAGCGTCCGCGGCGACCTCGCGCCGGCGCACCCCGTCCAGGCCACCATCCACAAG GAGGCCAAGTTCtgggaggagaagaagaagttcGGGACGGAGGCCATCTACGGATCCGCCTTCAACATCCGCAGGGATCTCGACGCCCAGATCCTCTCCAG GTTCCAAAGGCCCCCAGGTGCATTGCCATCATCTATGCTAGGATATGAGGCGATGACAGGTTCCTTGGATGATTTTGGATTTGAAGATTACCTTAACT TGCCCCAAGACTCTGACAGCCTCCGCATACCGGACATGCACCACGGGATGGAGGTCCGCCTTGGCCTGTCGAAGGGGCCTGTCTGCCCCAGTTTCAATTGA